A stretch of DNA from Desulfosarcina ovata subsp. ovata:
CCATCCCTCTGTGCGGCCGCGTGGATTCGCTGAACGCTTCGGCTGCCGCCGCGGTGGTGCTCTTTGAAACCTATCGTCAGCGGCATGAACAGCACTGACCGTCCAATGGTGAACGATGAACCAAACATTTCCTCTCAGGAAGGAGGTGGGGCCGATGGCCAATGCAGAGAAAATCAAATACTCCCAGTTTGCCGAAGCGATTGTCAGCCTGATGAAATAGACACTGGCGGTAGGGGCCGGGCGATGGGCGGGCCGGTGGTTCGGCGCTGGTTGTTTAGCGCGATTGATGCCCTTTTCCCGTTTTGTTGCCGGCGTTGCGGTCACCTGTTCCTGCGCGGCGGTTCACAGCGGCCCGCAACCGACGGGGCCGTGGCAGACCCGGATCTGTCCCAGGCCCTGGCCGATCAGTTCTGTCCGGTCTGTCGTCAGCGCTGGACGGCGGTATCCTCGCCTTTTTGCAGTCGCTGCGGTCTGGTTTTTAAAAGCCGGGAAGGCGACAATCATCTGTGCGGCCGTTGCCTGGAGCGACCGGGGGCCTTTACCCGGGCCCGTGCGCTGGGCATTTACGACGAAACCCTGAGATCCGCCATTCATGCGCTGAAATTCAGGGGGATCGTCGCCTTGGCCGTCCCACTGGGTGACTTGCTGCTGGACGTCTTCCGGCGTCATTGGGAGCCAGGCGAGATCGATTTGGTCGCACCGGTGCCCCTTCACCGCCGGCGTTTCCGCCAGCGCGGTTTCAACCAGGCTTACCTGCTGATCCGGCACTGGAACCTCCCCACCGGAGGCACCATCGTCCGCGATCTGTTGGTGCGCCGGCGGGCCACGCCCCCCCAGACCGGCATGGACCGGCGGCAGCGCCGGAGGAACATCAAAAATGCCTTTGGGGTTAGGCAGCCCGGCCAGGCCGCCGGGAAACGGGTGCTGCTGGTGGACGATGTGCTGACCACAGGCGCCACTGCCGATGCCTGCGCCCGGACGCTTTTGCAGGCCGGCGCCGAACGGGTTGATCTGCTCACCCTGGCCAGGGCCCTGTGACCCTCGGCGGCTCCAAAGACGATGCTGTTGAAAAAAACGGTTGAGAGTCGGTGTCCCTTGCTGCTGCTGAAAAGAGAGCAAAACCAGCTGTTTCAATTCCCGGCCTTGAATCGTTTGCCGGGAGTGATCCACGCGATCACCACTCGGGCGGGCGGGGCCAGCTGGCCGCCTTTCGAGGGGATGAACCTGAGTTTCGGTGTTGGCGACGATCCGGTGGCGGTCACGTCCAATCGCCGGTGGCTGCACCGGCTTACCGGTGGCATTCATGTGTACAGCCGCCAGAATCACGGGACCACCGTCGGGGTGATTACACGGCAAACTCTGGGTGACCGTGACGCGGCCATCCAGACGGCACCGGTGGCCGCCGATGCCCTGATCACCGATGTGCCCGGCATTCGTCTGCTGATCCAGACCGCCGACTGCCAGGCGGTGATGCTGGTCGATCCGGTCAAGCGGGTGGTGGCCAACGTTCACAGTGGCTGGCGGGGCAGTGTGGCCAACATCATCGGCCATACGGTGGCCCGGATGATCACTGGGTTCGGTTGTGACCCCGGCGGCATGACGGCTGCCATCGGGCCTTCCCTGGGGCCGTGCTGTGCCGAGTTTGTCAACTATCGGACGGAGATCCCCGAGCCGCTGTGGCGGTTTCGGGTGGGGACGTGCCATTTCGATTTCTGGCGCATCAGCCGGCATCAACTGGTCGCTGCCGGTCTGTCGGCGGATAACCTGTTTGGTGCGGATATCTGTACCCGTTGCAACCCGCATCTTTTTTTCTCCTACCGGGTGTCGCGGCAAACCGGCCGGCTGGCCGCACTGATCGGTCTGGACGAACCGGTTGGTGGAAATCGTTGATTGACGGAGGCAGGGCTGCTTGAAAAGGAAATTTTACGATAGGGACGTGAGGAATTGAACGCATGATCATTCAGGATGCCATCGTGCTGTGGAATCAGGCGGCGGCCAAAGGATACTGGCGCCTGGGGCTGGCCTGTAGCGCCGGATTCGAATCCGCCCGGCCCGGGCAGTTCGTCATGGTTCGCGTGGGCCGCCAGAACCGTCCCCTGCTGCGCCGGCCCTTTTCCCTGCTGGGGCTGATTAAAGACGGGGAACAGGTGACCGGGATCGAAATCCTCTTCAAGGTGGTGGGCAAGGGCACCGAAGCCCTGGCCCGCTGCCGCGCCGGAGACTGGTTGTCGGTAATCGGGCCGCTGGGAAACGCGTTTCTGGTGCCGGACGACTGCCGCCAGCTGATTCTGGTGGCCGGCGGGGTCGGCGTGCCGCCGATCCGTTTTCTGGCGCAGTCGCTACTGGAACGAGAGGGGGCGCTGGATCGCTGCGTGGTGTTCATCGGCGGGAGAACCAAAGATGACCTGGTCTGTATCGGTGAGTTCGACCTGCCCGGATTTTTGCTGGACATTTCCACCGATGACGGCAGCCAGGGAAGTATGGGGGTGGTCACGAAAAGTTTGATGAAAACCCTGGATGCCGGTGCGGCCGACCTGATCTGTGCCTGCGGGCCCCCGGCCATGCTCAAGGCCGTGGCGGACATCGCCCTGGCGCGCAACATTCCCTGCCAGGTCTCCATCGAAGCCATGATGGCCTGCGGCATGGGCGCCTGCCTGGGGTGTGCCGTTCAGACGCGCGGCGATGCGGCGCGGTATCGCCACGTCTGCATGGACGGCCCGGTTTTCGATGCCCGCGAACTGGTCTGGTGACCGTGCCCGTCAGACGTAACACTTTAAGATTGACTTGAAAAATCAGCTATGGTAGAGGCACGTATTCCGATCAAGACCTTATCCGATGCCATGCTATCTTCGGAGAAAGGTCGACTCCCATGAAAAAAGAAACAAGAACCTGGATACGGGACCTGGCTTTTTATTCGAGCCTGGGCTTCTCCGTGTCACTCTCCATCTTTATCGGGTTGGGGATCGGGGTGTATCTGGACAGGCGCTTTGACACCGCACCATGGTTGATGCTTGTTTTCCTGGGGCTCGGTATCGCCGCCGGATACCGCAACATCGGCCTGGCGATTAAGAAGAGCCGTAAACTGTGACCTGAAGCCGCGAAGAAACGACGCCTACAGTGAACATTCAGCAGCGCTTACTCACATTCGTCACACGGTCCAACTGGGTGCTTCTGGCCTCTGTCAGTCTGCTGGGGTTCGTGGCCACTTCTCCCTCGTTTGCCCGGGGGCTGATCTTCGGCGGCCTGATCGTTACGATCAACTTTCATCTTCTGGCCAGAACGCTGAAAAACGCGCTCCGCCCGTCGCGGCTGGCATCTCCCAATGTGGTTCTCGTTAAATATTACATCCGCTTCATCATCAGCGGCGTGATCATCTTTTTTCTCATCCGCCAGCAGGTGGTGAATCCCATCGGTCTGTTTCTCGGTCTTTCCGTTGTGGTGGTCAGCATCACCCTGGCCACCATGGTTGAGCTTAAAAAACTAATTTTCAAGGAGGCGGTCTAAGGATGGAGCATCCCTATCTATTTTTCGTCAAGATTTTTGAAGCGATCGGCCTGGGACATTTCGCCCACACTTATACCCATGTGGTTTACTCCTGGGTGCTCATGGCGATTCTGATCATCGGCGGCGCCCTGGCCACCAAAACCATTTCCATGATTCCGGGAAAGACCCAGAACCTGTTCGAAGTGATCGTTTCCGGAATTGAGGAGTTCATGGTGGAGACGGCCGGTGAAGAGGCCCGCTGGCTGTTCCCTTTGGCGGGTACGGTTTTCCTTTATGTTTTTATCGGTAACCTGATCGGAATCATCCCCGGATTCTTTCCGCCCACCGCCAATCTCAACACCACTGCATCCGTTGCTATCGTTGTCGTGGTCTTCACCCACGTCATTGGTATCAAATATCATGGTGCGAAATACATCAAACACTTCATGGGACCGGTCTGGTGGATGTCGCCGCTGATCTTCATCATTGAGATCATCGGTCACTTGGCTCGAATTCTCTCCCTCTCTTTCCGTCTTTTTGGAAACATGATGGGACACGAGATCGTTCTGGCGATCCTCTTCGGTCTGGCCGGTGCTTTCTTTGCGCCGCTGCCGATCATGGCTCTGGGTATTTTTGTGGCCTTCGTGCAGGGATTTGTCTTTTTCCTGCTCTCCATCATCTACTTCTCAGGAGCCATGGAACACGCCCACTGATGCGGTAGCCGGCATACTTTGGATGAATGCCGATCCGCCGGTCAGC
This window harbors:
- a CDS encoding ComF family protein, which produces MGGPVVRRWLFSAIDALFPFCCRRCGHLFLRGGSQRPATDGAVADPDLSQALADQFCPVCRQRWTAVSSPFCSRCGLVFKSREGDNHLCGRCLERPGAFTRARALGIYDETLRSAIHALKFRGIVALAVPLGDLLLDVFRRHWEPGEIDLVAPVPLHRRRFRQRGFNQAYLLIRHWNLPTGGTIVRDLLVRRRATPPQTGMDRRQRRRNIKNAFGVRQPGQAAGKRVLLVDDVLTTGATADACARTLLQAGAERVDLLTLARAL
- a CDS encoding polyphenol oxidase family protein is translated as MLLKKTVESRCPLLLLKREQNQLFQFPALNRLPGVIHAITTRAGGASWPPFEGMNLSFGVGDDPVAVTSNRRWLHRLTGGIHVYSRQNHGTTVGVITRQTLGDRDAAIQTAPVAADALITDVPGIRLLIQTADCQAVMLVDPVKRVVANVHSGWRGSVANIIGHTVARMITGFGCDPGGMTAAIGPSLGPCCAEFVNYRTEIPEPLWRFRVGTCHFDFWRISRHQLVAAGLSADNLFGADICTRCNPHLFFSYRVSRQTGRLAALIGLDEPVGGNR
- a CDS encoding dihydroorotate dehydrogenase electron transfer subunit, translated to MIIQDAIVLWNQAAAKGYWRLGLACSAGFESARPGQFVMVRVGRQNRPLLRRPFSLLGLIKDGEQVTGIEILFKVVGKGTEALARCRAGDWLSVIGPLGNAFLVPDDCRQLILVAGGVGVPPIRFLAQSLLEREGALDRCVVFIGGRTKDDLVCIGEFDLPGFLLDISTDDGSQGSMGVVTKSLMKTLDAGAADLICACGPPAMLKAVADIALARNIPCQVSIEAMMACGMGACLGCAVQTRGDAARYRHVCMDGPVFDARELVW
- a CDS encoding AtpZ/AtpI family protein; translation: MKKETRTWIRDLAFYSSLGFSVSLSIFIGLGIGVYLDRRFDTAPWLMLVFLGLGIAAGYRNIGLAIKKSRKL
- a CDS encoding ATP synthase subunit I, yielding MNIQQRLLTFVTRSNWVLLASVSLLGFVATSPSFARGLIFGGLIVTINFHLLARTLKNALRPSRLASPNVVLVKYYIRFIISGVIIFFLIRQQVVNPIGLFLGLSVVVVSITLATMVELKKLIFKEAV
- the atpB gene encoding F0F1 ATP synthase subunit A encodes the protein MEHPYLFFVKIFEAIGLGHFAHTYTHVVYSWVLMAILIIGGALATKTISMIPGKTQNLFEVIVSGIEEFMVETAGEEARWLFPLAGTVFLYVFIGNLIGIIPGFFPPTANLNTTASVAIVVVVFTHVIGIKYHGAKYIKHFMGPVWWMSPLIFIIEIIGHLARILSLSFRLFGNMMGHEIVLAILFGLAGAFFAPLPIMALGIFVAFVQGFVFFLLSIIYFSGAMEHAH